A stretch of Myxococcus virescens DNA encodes these proteins:
- a CDS encoding DUF2924 domain-containing protein: MAKKETARAARKQLADVPQQLAALASMSVPDLAAKYLELYGEPTRSRNRDYLKKRLAFRIQELAEGGLSTRAVARISELGDKLPERWRMRQVEETKPAEPPPPSPVAADGRDARLPPPGTVLTRVFKGTQHKVTVREDGIEYEGQLHRSLSSVAKLITGTAWNGFSFFGLKAGSTNAVTP; the protein is encoded by the coding sequence ATGGCGAAGAAGGAGACGGCGCGCGCCGCGCGCAAGCAGTTGGCGGATGTGCCACAGCAACTGGCCGCGCTGGCCAGCATGTCGGTGCCGGATTTGGCGGCGAAGTACCTGGAGCTGTACGGCGAGCCCACGCGCAGCCGCAACCGGGACTACCTGAAGAAGCGCCTGGCCTTCCGGATTCAGGAACTGGCCGAGGGGGGCCTCTCCACGCGCGCCGTCGCCCGCATCTCGGAGTTGGGCGACAAGCTGCCCGAGCGCTGGCGGATGCGGCAGGTGGAGGAGACGAAGCCCGCCGAGCCGCCGCCTCCTTCTCCAGTCGCTGCGGACGGGCGCGACGCACGCCTGCCGCCACCGGGCACGGTGCTGACACGCGTGTTCAAGGGGACGCAGCACAAGGTGACGGTGCGCGAGGATGGGATTGAATACGAGGGCCAGCTTCACCGCAGCCTCTCCAGCGTGGCCAAGCTGATTACGGGCACGGCCTGGAATGGCTTCTCCTTCTTCGGCCTCAAGGCCGGCAGCACCAACGCGGTGACACCGTGA
- a CDS encoding RecB family exonuclease: MSGLRNQHLSYSRLSRFEACPLSYQLHYLDKRTAEPGIPLSFGKALHAVLERLLQEVIDTEYAGPLSEERALQLYREAWAASGLSGLDLFQQGLGILRDFVRQQGRVDSRDILAVEKEFRLPVGPFTVLGFIDRVDWVDDETVHVMDYKSNYQLFTREELDSSLQLSLYALAARRVWPWAKKVRLSMWMLRHGVRQETTRTEEQLEAALAYVETLGQQMEKAESFPARLNPNCVHCDHRRDCPAYAQALEGQRDVVCEDTSDLESVARERQEVAHLAKILGARKAELEDVLRAHLAEKDELVLAGTRYRMFNTTSLDYPLEPTVAVLARATGLPREELVQRLASVDKKALDALLKDAGKRLGTARVALLKAELDSLAAKHHSPRFWAKEVA; encoded by the coding sequence ATGAGCGGACTGCGAAACCAGCATTTGTCATACAGCCGGCTGAGCCGCTTCGAGGCCTGCCCGCTGTCCTACCAGCTCCACTACCTCGACAAGCGCACCGCCGAGCCCGGCATCCCCCTGAGCTTCGGGAAGGCGCTGCACGCTGTCCTTGAGCGGCTCCTCCAGGAAGTCATCGACACCGAGTACGCGGGCCCGCTCTCCGAGGAGCGCGCCCTCCAGCTCTACCGTGAAGCGTGGGCCGCCTCGGGCCTCAGTGGCCTGGACCTCTTCCAGCAGGGCCTCGGCATCCTCCGGGACTTCGTCCGCCAGCAGGGCCGCGTGGACTCCCGCGACATCCTCGCCGTGGAAAAGGAGTTCCGCCTGCCGGTGGGGCCCTTCACCGTCCTGGGCTTCATCGACCGCGTCGACTGGGTGGATGACGAGACAGTCCACGTCATGGACTACAAGTCCAACTACCAGCTCTTCACCCGCGAGGAGCTGGACTCCAGCCTCCAGCTCAGCCTCTACGCCCTCGCCGCGCGCCGCGTGTGGCCCTGGGCGAAGAAGGTGCGGCTGTCCATGTGGATGCTGCGCCACGGCGTGCGACAGGAGACAACGCGCACCGAGGAGCAGTTGGAAGCCGCCCTCGCCTACGTCGAGACGCTGGGCCAGCAGATGGAGAAGGCGGAGTCCTTCCCCGCCCGCCTCAATCCCAACTGCGTGCACTGCGACCACCGGCGCGACTGCCCCGCCTACGCCCAGGCGCTGGAAGGACAGCGTGACGTCGTCTGCGAGGACACGTCTGACTTGGAGTCCGTCGCCCGGGAGCGCCAGGAAGTCGCCCACCTCGCGAAGATTCTCGGCGCGCGCAAGGCGGAGCTGGAGGACGTCCTCCGCGCCCACCTCGCCGAGAAGGACGAACTCGTCCTCGCCGGCACGCGCTACCGCATGTTCAACACCACCAGCCTCGACTACCCGCTGGAGCCTACCGTCGCGGTGCTGGCCCGCGCCACCGGCCTCCCCCGTGAGGAGTTGGTGCAGCGCCTCGCCAGCGTCGACAAGAAGGCCCTCGACGCGCTGCTGAAGGACGCGGGCAAGCGCCTGGGCACCGCGCGCGTCGCGCTCCTCAAGGCCGAGCTGGACTCCCTCGCCGCCAAACACCACTCGCCCCGCTTCTGGGCCAAGGAGGTCGCATAG
- a CDS encoding recombinase family protein, whose amino-acid sequence MRKSKAPLTEVKRCAVYTRKSTAAGLEMEFNSLDAQRESCVSYVQRQPGWALMDESYDDGGFTGANMERPAFQRLLQDVDAGRVDVVVVYKVDRLSRSLLDFAKVMERFNAAGASFVSVTQNFSTADAMGRLTLNMLMSFAEFEREMISERTRDKVAAARRKGKWTGGRAPLGYEVKDKRLVVNEYEAVVVREAFELYLQHQQASVVSRLLNEAGRKTKRYEAQSGTTRAARKWTTQDVLRLLRSPLYAGFVPYGDETHPGEHPPIVERATFHRVQDMLEGPGIQYHGRNPDYVLRGLLRCGLCGEAMTPGSTRKGTREYRYYRCVTRDKQGKEGCRAAPLPAAALEDFIVARLREVSVGEGFAAQVHARLTARMQEKHKALRAERAQLPKDLAKRTRESTKWVDSLTKLEGPARRLLEEKLTAAEEEGAGMRKRLAEVERALDAIEGEKVEAAWVAQALGNFDAVWDALTSTNRGRLLRALVGRVVVNEATGKVDVHMAHAGEAAATGHEEVAA is encoded by the coding sequence ATGAGGAAGAGCAAAGCACCGCTCACCGAGGTGAAGCGCTGCGCTGTCTACACGCGCAAGTCGACTGCGGCGGGCCTGGAGATGGAGTTCAACTCGCTGGACGCCCAGCGCGAGTCCTGTGTCTCCTACGTGCAGCGCCAGCCCGGCTGGGCGTTGATGGATGAAAGCTACGACGACGGCGGCTTCACCGGCGCGAACATGGAGCGGCCCGCCTTCCAGCGGCTGCTGCAGGACGTCGACGCGGGGCGGGTGGACGTGGTGGTTGTGTACAAGGTGGACCGCCTCTCCCGCAGCCTCCTCGACTTTGCGAAAGTCATGGAGCGCTTCAACGCGGCGGGTGCCTCCTTCGTCTCGGTGACGCAGAACTTCTCCACCGCCGACGCGATGGGCCGGCTCACCCTCAACATGCTGATGAGCTTCGCCGAGTTCGAGCGGGAGATGATTTCCGAGCGGACGAGGGACAAGGTGGCCGCCGCGAGGCGCAAGGGGAAGTGGACGGGAGGGCGCGCGCCGCTGGGCTACGAGGTGAAGGACAAGCGCCTCGTGGTGAATGAGTACGAGGCCGTGGTGGTGCGGGAGGCCTTCGAGTTGTACCTCCAGCACCAGCAGGCCTCGGTGGTGTCGCGCCTCCTCAACGAGGCGGGGCGCAAGACGAAGCGGTACGAGGCGCAGAGTGGTACCACGCGCGCGGCTCGGAAATGGACGACGCAGGACGTGCTGCGCCTCTTGCGTAGCCCTCTGTACGCGGGCTTCGTACCCTATGGCGACGAGACGCACCCGGGCGAGCACCCGCCCATCGTGGAGAGGGCCACCTTTCACCGGGTGCAGGACATGCTGGAGGGCCCCGGCATTCAGTACCACGGGCGCAACCCCGACTACGTGCTGCGAGGCTTGTTGCGCTGCGGCCTCTGTGGAGAGGCGATGACGCCCGGCTCCACGCGCAAGGGCACGCGCGAATACCGCTACTACCGCTGCGTCACCCGGGACAAGCAGGGGAAGGAGGGGTGCCGGGCCGCTCCCCTTCCGGCAGCCGCGCTGGAGGACTTCATCGTCGCCCGGCTGCGGGAAGTCTCGGTAGGCGAGGGCTTCGCGGCGCAGGTACACGCCCGCCTCACGGCGCGGATGCAGGAGAAGCACAAGGCCCTGCGCGCCGAGCGCGCGCAGCTCCCGAAGGATCTGGCCAAGCGCACTCGAGAGTCCACGAAGTGGGTGGACTCCCTCACGAAACTGGAGGGCCCGGCCCGGCGCCTCCTGGAGGAGAAGCTGACGGCTGCGGAAGAGGAGGGCGCTGGCATGCGAAAGCGGCTGGCGGAGGTGGAGCGCGCCCTGGACGCCATTGAGGGGGAGAAGGTGGAGGCTGCGTGGGTGGCCCAGGCCCTGGGGAACTTCGACGCGGTGTGGGACGCCCTCACCTCTACGAATCGGGGCCGCCTGCTGCGGGCCCTCGTTGGCCGGGTGGTGGTGAATGAGGCGACGGGCAAGGTCGATGTGCATATGGCCCACGCGGGTGAGGCCGCAGCGACTGGGCACGAGGAGGTGGCGGCGTGA
- a CDS encoding DEAD/DEAH box helicase family protein: MVEDFSEMRGDGGRVVSRTQDSSVGDAPSAPARNVGMGTRTLRVRVDSGLRLAVGDVPPKVLEGLCRALSLPNPAYLKLVRLRKRPGAEPQTLYFFRQQERELVLPRGAIHLLRRAADDAGLTLSFEDARVLPPKRLAKLPVVPLRDYQSEAVERLAKATQGTAVLPCGGGKCVKNDSLIFTDRGLVTAAELAIGVPEEHAAFTEVGVDTSTGRATTNAVYNGGRSPTKRARLALGYELEATAEHPVRVLREDVLVWVRMDELHVGDRLVLRRGSEVWGRSSLSEAFRWVKPKYATSLKLPKGLVLDEMAAEACGLLVSEGTLTKRLVTEFTNADADNVGFVSRWAESIGVNLRRGGSDSVQYLMHSVVLREWLAWLGLDYTRAAGKCIPRAIRLGGRDIMRAFLRGLFDGDASVDPLKSVIEFCTASERMAREVQVALLGLGILASRHSRTVEGYEQLYWRVTITDVATFEREVGFSSNWNKRRLREAVARAEGRCRNPNVDTVPINGLVERLYRAAQKKVSWSSQEGRIFGNYVHGEHAPSRAALERMVKRWNSECPAECKPIEAFLELQVAFLAVESIEDGEADVVDLSVPETHEFVANGVVCHNTMLALGAVARLRTQALVLVHTLDLAEQWREHVRERLGLEAGLVGAGEAEVRPVTVAVVQSLARWEGTKLDAFLHGFGLLVLDEAHHIAASAFHRIVDRCPARYRLGLTATPEREDGLTPLLRLYLGAPLAVVKHEDLVARGVLVVPEVRAVETAFDFPYFGASDYAPMLKALAEDKARNDLVLGAVAREAWAGHLCLVLTGRVDHCELLAQRLSATGLSAAALTSGVSREARKALLDKARAGRVRVLVATSLADEGLDLPRLSRVFLAYPGRARGRTVQRLGRLMRPHEEKKSAVLIDFVDRKVPLLRRHHAERRQQYATVLGVAAVASAH; this comes from the coding sequence ATGGTGGAAGACTTCTCCGAAATGCGCGGGGACGGGGGACGTGTTGTCTCTCGCACCCAGGACTCCAGCGTAGGGGACGCGCCGTCCGCGCCTGCGCGCAACGTGGGCATGGGCACGCGGACGTTGCGCGTGCGCGTGGATTCCGGGCTGCGGCTCGCGGTAGGCGACGTGCCGCCCAAGGTTCTGGAGGGCCTCTGCCGGGCGCTCTCCCTTCCCAATCCCGCCTATTTGAAGCTGGTGCGGCTGCGCAAGCGCCCCGGGGCGGAGCCCCAGACGCTGTACTTCTTCCGCCAGCAGGAGCGGGAGTTGGTGCTGCCGCGCGGGGCCATTCACCTGCTGCGCCGGGCCGCGGACGATGCCGGGCTGACGCTCTCCTTCGAGGACGCGCGGGTGCTGCCGCCCAAGCGCCTGGCGAAGCTGCCGGTGGTGCCCCTGCGCGACTACCAGTCCGAGGCCGTGGAGCGCCTGGCGAAGGCCACCCAGGGGACGGCGGTGCTGCCATGCGGAGGCGGGAAGTGCGTGAAAAACGACTCCCTCATCTTCACTGACCGCGGACTGGTTACTGCCGCCGAGCTTGCCATCGGCGTTCCCGAGGAACATGCGGCCTTCACGGAAGTCGGCGTGGACACGTCGACGGGGCGTGCCACCACGAACGCTGTCTACAACGGAGGCCGCTCACCTACGAAGCGAGCCCGACTCGCTCTTGGCTATGAGCTGGAGGCGACTGCGGAGCACCCCGTTCGAGTGCTGCGTGAGGACGTCCTTGTCTGGGTGCGCATGGACGAACTCCACGTTGGGGACCGCCTCGTTCTGCGTCGCGGCAGCGAGGTGTGGGGTCGCTCCTCTCTTTCCGAGGCATTTCGCTGGGTGAAGCCCAAGTATGCGACGAGCTTGAAGCTTCCCAAGGGCCTGGTGCTCGATGAGATGGCGGCCGAGGCCTGCGGCCTCCTGGTCTCCGAAGGGACGCTCACCAAACGCCTCGTGACGGAGTTCACGAACGCGGACGCGGACAACGTTGGTTTCGTTTCCCGCTGGGCCGAATCCATCGGAGTCAACCTCCGACGTGGCGGGAGCGACTCAGTTCAGTACCTCATGCACTCAGTCGTGTTGCGTGAGTGGTTGGCGTGGTTGGGGCTCGACTACACGAGGGCAGCGGGGAAGTGCATCCCACGGGCCATCCGCCTGGGTGGACGCGACATCATGCGCGCCTTCTTGCGCGGCCTGTTCGATGGTGACGCGTCAGTCGACCCTCTCAAGAGCGTCATCGAGTTCTGCACCGCCTCCGAGCGAATGGCCCGAGAGGTCCAGGTCGCCCTCCTGGGGCTTGGGATTCTGGCTTCGCGCCATTCTCGCACCGTCGAAGGGTACGAGCAGCTGTACTGGCGAGTGACTATCACCGACGTTGCGACCTTCGAACGCGAAGTGGGGTTCTCGTCGAACTGGAACAAGCGCCGCCTCCGCGAGGCGGTGGCTCGTGCCGAGGGGCGATGCCGAAACCCCAACGTCGACACCGTCCCCATCAATGGACTGGTGGAGCGGCTCTATCGAGCGGCGCAGAAGAAGGTGTCCTGGAGCAGCCAAGAGGGGAGGATTTTCGGCAACTACGTCCATGGAGAGCACGCCCCTTCTCGTGCCGCGCTCGAGCGGATGGTGAAGCGCTGGAACTCGGAGTGTCCTGCGGAGTGCAAGCCCATCGAAGCCTTCCTCGAGCTCCAGGTGGCGTTCCTCGCTGTTGAGTCCATCGAAGATGGCGAGGCAGACGTCGTGGACCTCTCAGTGCCGGAGACGCACGAATTCGTCGCCAATGGCGTCGTGTGCCACAACACGATGTTGGCTCTCGGTGCCGTTGCCCGCCTGCGCACGCAGGCGCTCGTCCTCGTCCACACCTTGGATTTGGCGGAGCAGTGGCGTGAGCACGTGCGCGAGCGCCTGGGCCTGGAGGCGGGCCTCGTGGGCGCCGGGGAAGCGGAGGTGCGGCCCGTCACCGTGGCCGTCGTCCAGTCCCTGGCCCGGTGGGAGGGGACGAAGCTTGACGCCTTCCTCCATGGCTTCGGCCTGCTCGTCCTCGACGAGGCTCACCACATCGCCGCCAGCGCCTTCCACCGAATCGTGGACCGCTGCCCCGCGCGCTACCGACTGGGCCTGACGGCGACGCCCGAGCGGGAGGACGGGCTGACGCCGCTCTTGCGCCTGTACCTGGGGGCACCCCTTGCCGTCGTGAAGCACGAGGACCTCGTCGCGCGCGGTGTGCTGGTGGTGCCCGAGGTGCGCGCCGTGGAGACGGCCTTCGACTTCCCCTATTTCGGCGCGTCGGACTACGCGCCCATGCTGAAGGCGCTGGCGGAGGACAAGGCGCGCAACGACCTCGTCCTCGGGGCAGTGGCCCGCGAAGCGTGGGCAGGCCACCTGTGCCTCGTGCTCACCGGACGGGTGGACCACTGCGAGTTGCTGGCGCAGCGGCTTTCGGCCACGGGCTTGTCGGCCGCTGCCCTGACGAGCGGCGTGTCGCGCGAGGCGCGCAAGGCCCTCCTGGACAAGGCCCGCGCCGGGCGCGTCCGTGTGTTGGTGGCGACCAGCCTGGCGGACGAGGGGCTCGACTTGCCGCGCCTCTCACGCGTCTTCCTGGCGTACCCCGGCCGCGCGCGTGGACGCACCGTCCAGCGCCTTGGACGCCTCATGCGTCCGCACGAGGAGAAGAAGAGCGCCGTCCTCATCGACTTCGTCGACAGGAAGGTGCCGCTCTTGCGGCGCCACCATGCGGAGCGCCGCCAGCAGTACGCCACGGTGCTGGGAGTGGCGGCTGTGGCCAGCGCCCATTGA
- a CDS encoding 3'-5' exonuclease yields MLLAHPASDTTPVSALPPPLFPSIPQHLRTLAFIDLETTGLDASRHEVLEVAVLRVDARSLKVLAEYEARVKPTRLADAHPEALAVCGYSDEEWRDALPLQEVLATVTPLLAGTLVAGHNTSFDWGFLTEGYRRTALPLPSVDYHRLDTASLAWPLLATGEVESLSLNALAKRFGLHRPTPHRAMADARCALEVARCLAVRMARGGHMERLLEESGGVS; encoded by the coding sequence GTGCTGCTCGCTCACCCTGCTTCCGACACCACCCCTGTCTCTGCGCTCCCCCCGCCGCTCTTCCCGAGCATCCCGCAGCACCTGCGGACGCTCGCCTTCATTGACTTGGAGACGACAGGCTTGGACGCCTCCCGGCACGAGGTGCTGGAGGTGGCCGTGCTGCGCGTCGACGCCCGCAGCCTCAAGGTGCTGGCGGAGTACGAGGCCCGCGTGAAGCCCACCCGGCTGGCCGACGCCCACCCCGAAGCCCTGGCTGTGTGTGGCTACTCCGACGAGGAGTGGCGGGACGCGCTGCCGCTCCAGGAAGTTTTGGCCACCGTGACGCCGCTCCTGGCGGGCACCCTCGTGGCCGGCCACAACACCAGCTTCGACTGGGGCTTCCTCACCGAGGGCTACCGCCGCACCGCGCTGCCCCTGCCCTCCGTCGACTACCACCGCCTCGACACCGCCAGCCTCGCGTGGCCGCTGCTCGCCACGGGCGAGGTGGAGTCTCTCTCCCTCAACGCGCTGGCCAAGCGCTTCGGCCTCCACCGGCCCACGCCTCACCGGGCCATGGCGGACGCTCGCTGCGCGCTGGAGGTGGCCCGCTGCCTCGCCGTGCGCATGGCCCGTGGCGGGCACATGGAGCGGCTGCTAGAGGAGTCGGGAGGTGTCTCATGA
- a CDS encoding tyrosine-type recombinase/integrase, producing MSAYAAVARPPRTLTEKEVALLLRATGLHRDGFRDHCLYSLALASGLREHELVALNIGDVFDERGRARRHVTLTVFKGSRRHPGPQEVVLSDTVRAKLEKLLRLKRAQGHDVGPQAPLFLSRKGLRLSTRQVRHGFAVWQERAGLERHLSFHAVRHTACTGVYRRTKDIRLTQKFARQRSIDSTVIYTHPSDDELVRVTNDLPC from the coding sequence ATGTCTGCCTATGCCGCTGTCGCCCGCCCACCGCGTACCCTTACGGAGAAGGAGGTGGCGCTGCTCTTGCGTGCCACGGGGTTGCACCGGGATGGATTCCGGGACCACTGCCTTTACAGCCTTGCGCTGGCCTCGGGCTTGCGTGAGCACGAGTTGGTCGCCCTCAACATCGGCGACGTCTTCGACGAGCGCGGGCGCGCACGCCGGCACGTGACGCTGACCGTCTTCAAGGGCAGCCGCAGGCACCCGGGCCCCCAGGAAGTCGTCCTCTCGGACACGGTGCGTGCGAAGCTGGAGAAGTTGCTGCGCCTCAAGCGCGCGCAGGGGCACGACGTGGGGCCCCAGGCGCCGCTCTTCCTGAGCCGCAAGGGCCTGCGCCTGTCCACGCGGCAGGTGCGCCACGGCTTCGCGGTGTGGCAGGAGCGCGCGGGCCTGGAGCGGCACCTGAGCTTCCACGCCGTGCGCCACACCGCATGCACCGGGGTGTACCGGCGGACGAAGGACATCCGCCTCACTCAGAAGTTCGCGAGGCAGCGAAGCATCGACTCCACCGTCATCTACACGCACCCCTCGGATGACGAGCTGGTGCGCGTGACGAACGACTTGCCCTGCTGA
- a CDS encoding DUSAM domain-containing protein has protein sequence MTEAVDWGPIRALARRVLTEGERLALTRKEKALLKRTAAEVGISDSEAKNALATEEGALGLLQEESRRIREGTRRRMDALHRMYQHKDKGDFVSARQEMQDVLEVEVVPHYRAIAQGQLDNMANEP, from the coding sequence GTGACTGAAGCCGTTGATTGGGGGCCGATTCGCGCACTGGCGCGTCGTGTCCTCACCGAAGGAGAGCGCCTGGCCCTCACGCGGAAGGAGAAGGCGCTGCTGAAGCGCACGGCCGCCGAGGTGGGCATCAGCGACAGTGAAGCCAAGAACGCGCTCGCTACGGAAGAGGGAGCGCTGGGCCTGTTGCAAGAGGAGTCTCGGCGCATCCGCGAGGGCACTCGCCGGCGCATGGACGCGTTGCACCGGATGTACCAGCACAAGGACAAGGGGGACTTCGTCAGCGCCCGCCAGGAGATGCAGGACGTGCTCGAGGTGGAAGTCGTGCCCCACTACCGCGCCATCGCTCAGGGGCAGCTCGACAACATGGCCAACGAGCCGTAG
- a CDS encoding PspA, with protein sequence MQSDMKSIIQAAVADAVEKTMGRQVELLERQLELLGRITQFLGIESGSAHAASAPPRAPVPPPASKRTPAPASTLAPKRPPSVPVRKYVRPEAAPKPTRAGPAPQKSRGRPRAAGRTATAAALSPETPVSFAVGQEVRYKQGRGAFNATVKAVDEKAKTLTVARVSDGKQVVRPFDKVTPA encoded by the coding sequence ATGCAGAGCGACATGAAGAGCATCATCCAGGCTGCGGTGGCGGATGCGGTGGAGAAGACGATGGGCCGGCAGGTGGAGCTGCTGGAGCGGCAGCTGGAGCTGCTGGGGAGGATTACTCAGTTCCTGGGCATTGAGTCCGGCTCGGCTCATGCGGCGTCCGCGCCGCCGCGAGCCCCCGTGCCGCCTCCCGCGTCGAAGCGCACACCCGCGCCTGCGTCCACGCTCGCTCCGAAGCGCCCACCCTCTGTGCCCGTGCGGAAGTATGTGAGGCCGGAGGCTGCGCCGAAGCCCACGCGGGCCGGCCCCGCGCCCCAGAAGAGCCGCGGGCGCCCGCGCGCAGCGGGCCGCACCGCGACGGCCGCAGCCCTCAGCCCTGAGACGCCCGTCTCCTTCGCGGTGGGACAGGAGGTGCGCTACAAGCAGGGGCGGGGCGCCTTCAATGCGACGGTGAAGGCCGTCGACGAGAAGGCGAAGACGCTGACGGTGGCGCGCGTCTCTGACGGCAAGCAGGTGGTGCGCCCCTTCGACAAGGTGACGCCCGCCTGA
- a CDS encoding sigma-70 family RNA polymerase sigma factor, with amino-acid sequence MSIRTAEAQRAYRLLRRNWETLEDFEQPEALVAFLTAREGDSHVKDAVLAGLVTLTQMRAESGFFTALLWLGVWPGLDGVYRRCLRRFRVSPAEVVSSIAASFLGLVARVNLPSVQRVAATLVLGTERDVLKALSKERGAELHGVLAAPGSGEPQLDLPTPSVSLVLSFESEVAELRAWLLPLVGEDTELLVSVLLYEEGYVEVGASLGLAPAAARKRVQRALSRLRKMKKKCPENFVVPNRFAKVLLVEVRFETTWTGLKSQQGGRRRGGLQCQAADVPDSLLPGFD; translated from the coding sequence GTGTCCATTAGGACGGCCGAGGCGCAGCGCGCCTACCGCCTGCTGCGACGCAATTGGGAGACACTCGAAGACTTCGAGCAGCCAGAGGCCCTTGTCGCATTTCTCACCGCGCGCGAGGGGGACTCCCATGTCAAGGACGCAGTGCTTGCCGGCCTCGTCACGCTGACGCAGATGCGGGCGGAGTCCGGCTTCTTCACGGCGCTGTTGTGGCTGGGAGTATGGCCCGGGCTGGACGGCGTGTATCGCCGCTGTCTCAGGCGCTTTCGTGTCTCGCCCGCGGAGGTGGTTTCTTCGATTGCCGCGTCTTTCCTGGGACTCGTGGCGCGCGTCAACTTACCCAGCGTCCAGCGGGTGGCAGCAACACTCGTGCTGGGTACCGAGCGCGACGTCCTGAAGGCATTGAGCAAGGAGCGAGGGGCTGAACTCCATGGCGTGCTGGCAGCGCCGGGGAGCGGGGAGCCCCAACTGGACCTGCCAACACCTTCTGTGTCGCTCGTCCTCTCCTTCGAGTCGGAGGTGGCGGAGCTGCGTGCATGGCTTCTCCCTCTTGTTGGAGAAGACACGGAGCTGCTGGTGTCCGTCCTTCTCTATGAGGAGGGCTATGTCGAGGTGGGGGCGAGCCTGGGGCTTGCGCCCGCGGCAGCGCGCAAGCGCGTCCAGCGGGCCCTGTCGCGGCTGCGAAAAATGAAGAAAAAATGCCCGGAAAATTTCGTTGTCCCAAATCGCTTCGCGAAAGTGCTTTTAGTAGAGGTGAGATTTGAAACAACCTGGACGGGATTGAAGTCGCAGCAGGGCGGGAGACGGCGCGGTGGCCTGCAATGTCAGGCGGCTGATGTCCCCGATTCGTTACTGCCGGGCTTTGACTGA
- a CDS encoding AT hook motif domain protein, with translation MAQKKPLKKLGRPTKSEGPRLPHDEVDRLLVVGEEVPTTRGRVKRRFPSLRELAERFGVAHSAVARYAQQHDCLGRRKRLLAAGQQPAETLALKETPTPDETPPPPKRKTGRPRKSEEPALPRHELDKALVFGDVKTLPNGSTMTSYASYRELAERFGVATSLVANYSREHNCLRRREEAKTRIATKADQKLIELRATAIAVSKDDALKMIDGYLLGFEEALAEGRVRVDNPTDFNTLVRLKEYLMGGADSRQELHASFSLEGLQARHAQALRAARETTPAERGEVDAEVSSSDDEDLDTAAPESPKADAVVAPPTGVAAPADPV, from the coding sequence ATGGCCCAGAAGAAGCCCCTCAAGAAGCTGGGGCGCCCCACGAAGTCCGAAGGCCCTCGGCTACCGCATGACGAGGTGGACAGGCTCCTCGTGGTAGGCGAGGAGGTGCCCACCACGCGGGGACGTGTGAAGCGCCGCTTCCCCTCCTTGCGCGAGCTGGCCGAGCGCTTCGGGGTCGCCCACAGCGCCGTCGCCAGGTACGCCCAGCAGCACGACTGCCTCGGCCGCCGCAAACGCCTCCTCGCCGCGGGCCAGCAGCCGGCCGAGACGCTCGCGTTGAAAGAGACGCCCACGCCGGACGAGACGCCTCCTCCTCCGAAGCGCAAGACGGGCCGCCCCCGCAAGTCCGAGGAGCCCGCGCTCCCGCGCCACGAGTTGGACAAGGCCCTCGTCTTCGGCGACGTGAAGACGCTGCCCAACGGCTCCACCATGACGTCCTATGCCTCGTACCGCGAGTTGGCCGAGCGCTTCGGCGTCGCCACCTCCCTCGTCGCCAACTACTCCAGGGAGCACAACTGCCTGCGCCGCCGCGAGGAGGCCAAGACGCGCATCGCCACCAAAGCGGACCAGAAGCTGATTGAACTGCGCGCCACCGCCATCGCCGTCTCCAAGGACGACGCCCTGAAGATGATTGACGGCTACCTCCTCGGCTTCGAGGAGGCGCTCGCCGAAGGCCGCGTGCGCGTCGACAACCCCACCGACTTCAACACCCTCGTGAGACTGAAGGAGTACCTCATGGGCGGCGCCGACTCTCGCCAGGAGCTGCACGCCTCCTTCTCGTTGGAGGGCTTGCAGGCCCGGCACGCCCAGGCCCTGCGCGCCGCGCGGGAGACGACGCCCGCCGAGCGCGGCGAGGTGGACGCCGAGGTGTCGAGTAGCGACGACGAGGACCTCGACACAGCCGCCCCGGAAAGCCCCAAGGCCGACGCAGTCGTGGCGCCTCCAACGGGCGTCGCGGCCCCCGCCGACCCCGTCTGA